GAAGGGCGGACCATGCTGATCGTCACCCATGAAATGACCTTCGCCCGCGACGTATCCTCCGAGGTGGTGTTTCTCCACCAGGGCCACATCGAGGAACAGGGTCCGCCCGCCCAGATGTTCTCCCAGCCCAGATCGGACCGGGTTCGTCAGTTCCTGACGAACCACCTCCACTAGGCCGGGCATCCCGTCGGGGGACGGGGAAACACCCCGGCTCCCGTCCAAAGGGGTCCGCCGTCCCGGGCTCCACCAGACAGGCACAGGAAAACGACGACCATGATCAGCATGAAGAAGACAGCGACCGCGTTGTTCGCCGCCGCCGGGATCCTCCTGGGCGGCCAGGCCGTCACCATGGCCCTGGGCGTTGCCGACGCCCGGGCGGAAACCATCCGCTTCGCCACCGAAGGCGCCTTCCCGCCGTTCAACTTCACCGATGCCGCCGGCAAGCCCCAGGGCTTCGATATCGACATCGCCAATGCGCTGTGCGCCCAGTTGAAGGCCGAGTGCAGCATGGTCACCCAGGATTGGGATGGCATCATTCCCGGACTGCTGGCCAAGAAGTACGACGCCATCATCGCCTCGATGTCGATCACCCCCGAGCGTCAGCAGAGCGTCTTGTTCACCGACGCCTATTATAACAACCAGTTCCATTTCGTCGGCCCGAAGGGCAAGGATTTCGATCTGAGCAAGGCCGGCCTGAAGGGCAAGGCCATCGGCGCCCAGCGCGCCACCGTCTCCTCGCAGTGGATCGAGGACACCCTTGGCGACACCGTCAGCCTCAACCTTTATGACACCGCCGAAGAGGCCTATCTCGACCTCGAAGCCGGCCGCGTCGATTTGCTGCTCAACGACACCTATCCCACCTACGACTGGCTCAACAGCCCGGCCGGCCAAGCCTATGAACTCAAGGGCGAATCGGTGATCAAGGACGACGTCGTCGGCATCGCCTTGCGCAAGGACGACACCGCCCTGGCCGCCAAGCTCAATGGCGCGCTCAAGGAAATCATCGCCAATGGCACCTATGCCAAGATCAACGAGAAGTACTTCCCCTTCAGCCTGCTGAACTAGGGTTAGGGGTAGAAGACCTTTCGGGGGGCGCTCCCCGGGAAGACGGTGGGTGTGATCCGGGCGTAAGGCTTGGGGATCGCGCCCTGAACCGGCCCGGGGAGCGCCCCCAAAGCTTGCGGGGGATAGGATGGATTTCCAAGGCTACGGCGACCTGCTGATCACGGGCGCCGCGATGACCATCAAGCTGGTACTGGGCGCGGTGAGCTTCGGGCTGGTTCTCGGCCTGATCGGAACCACGCTCAAGCTGTCGCGCAACGCCCTGGCCCGGGCCGTCGGCAACGCCTATACCGACC
The DNA window shown above is from Rhodospirillum rubrum ATCC 11170 and carries:
- a CDS encoding ABC transporter substrate-binding protein, with product MISMKKTATALFAAAGILLGGQAVTMALGVADARAETIRFATEGAFPPFNFTDAAGKPQGFDIDIANALCAQLKAECSMVTQDWDGIIPGLLAKKYDAIIASMSITPERQQSVLFTDAYYNNQFHFVGPKGKDFDLSKAGLKGKAIGAQRATVSSQWIEDTLGDTVSLNLYDTAEEAYLDLEAGRVDLLLNDTYPTYDWLNSPAGQAYELKGESVIKDDVVGIALRKDDTALAAKLNGALKEIIANGTYAKINEKYFPFSLLN